The following proteins come from a genomic window of Acidimicrobiia bacterium:
- a CDS encoding ABC transporter permease: MTEQPFIRWSWIWSHLDEIWQRTVEHLTLTGIAVVVGFGLSLVLSIVALRFRRSYAPITWISGVFYTIPSIALFAFLVPFTGLSILTAEIGLVSYTLLILIRNIVAGIDGTPDSVREAALGMGYTDRRILWEIQVPLAVPVIVAGLRVASVTTVGLVTVTSLIGQGGYGAFIRRGLGRNFATEILVGTVMSILLATLFDYLLVRIENRATPWVRQKDTP, translated from the coding sequence GTGACCGAGCAGCCGTTCATTCGCTGGTCGTGGATCTGGAGTCATCTCGACGAGATCTGGCAGCGGACCGTCGAGCACTTGACGCTGACGGGTATCGCGGTGGTGGTCGGGTTCGGGCTATCCCTGGTCCTGTCGATCGTGGCCCTCCGCTTCCGGCGTTCCTATGCGCCGATCACATGGATCAGCGGCGTGTTCTACACGATTCCCTCTATCGCCCTTTTCGCATTCCTGGTGCCCTTCACCGGCCTCTCTATTCTCACTGCGGAGATCGGTCTCGTTTCATACACGCTGCTGATCCTCATTCGCAACATCGTGGCGGGAATCGACGGCACGCCCGACTCGGTTCGGGAGGCGGCGCTTGGAATGGGCTATACCGATCGCCGCATTCTCTGGGAGATCCAGGTGCCACTGGCAGTCCCGGTGATAGTGGCCGGGCTGCGGGTCGCATCCGTAACCACCGTCGGCTTGGTGACGGTCACCAGCCTGATCGGCCAGGGGGGCTACGGAGCCTTCATCCGCAGGGGCCTTGGCCGCAACTTCGCCACCGAGATCCTGGTCGGCACAGTCATGTCGATTCTGCTTGCGACCTTGTTCGACTATCTGCTCGTGCGGATCGAGAACAGGGCGACACCGTGGGTGCGGCAGAAGGACACTCCATGA
- a CDS encoding ABC transporter permease yields the protein MSFFNDVVAFFTSAESWNGADGILIRTFDHVRISVFAVAVAVLLGLPIAVWLGHQRRGAFLAISIANIGRAIPSFGIVALAFPIALRLGLGFSSWPTFVALVALAIPPIFTNGYTAVREVSPAAVEASVGMGMTNLEVLTHTEIPLAMPVIWTAIRVSAVQVVATATLGAVVGWGGLGRYVIDGFAQGNEVLVFVGAILVATMSVVTDQAFAVAERWVLPQGISAKDLTQVELGAHG from the coding sequence ATGAGCTTCTTCAATGATGTGGTGGCATTCTTCACCTCGGCGGAATCCTGGAACGGTGCAGACGGGATCCTCATCAGGACCTTCGATCATGTTCGCATTTCCGTATTCGCGGTTGCGGTGGCCGTGCTCCTGGGCCTCCCCATCGCGGTCTGGCTGGGGCATCAGCGACGGGGGGCGTTTCTGGCAATCTCCATCGCCAATATCGGCCGGGCCATTCCCTCGTTTGGCATTGTTGCACTTGCCTTCCCAATCGCGCTGCGCCTGGGCCTTGGGTTCAGCTCCTGGCCGACCTTCGTCGCACTCGTCGCCCTGGCGATCCCGCCGATATTCACGAATGGCTATACGGCGGTGCGCGAGGTATCTCCGGCTGCGGTGGAAGCGTCGGTTGGCATGGGAATGACCAACCTGGAGGTACTTACGCATACGGAGATCCCGCTCGCCATGCCGGTGATCTGGACCGCCATCCGTGTCTCTGCAGTACAAGTGGTGGCTACGGCCACCCTGGGCGCCGTTGTCGGATGGGGCGGGCTTGGTCGGTATGTCATCGATGGATTCGCCCAGGGCAACGAAGTGCTGGTGTTCGTGGGGGCGATCCTTGTCGCGACAATGTCCGTGGTCACCGATCAGGCGTTCGCAGTCGCCGAGAGGTGGGTGTTGCCGCAAGGAATATCTGCCAAAGACCTGACTCAGGTCGAACTTGGGGCGCACGGCTGA
- a CDS encoding ABC transporter ATP-binding protein, whose product MSEPMIRLEHVSKTFPGTAEAAVDDLSLDIREGEIVVLVGPSGCGKTTTLKMINRVIEPTSGTISIGGRDAATVAPHQLRLEIGYVIQQIGLFPHKTIGQNIATVPRLLGWDAGRIAERVDELIDLVGLGQEMGDRYPSELSGGQQQRVGVARALAADPPVLLMDEPFGAVDPIVRARLQEELLRLQARVQKTIVFVTHDIDEAIQLGDRVALLNVRGVLEQYGPPDELLREPANEFVAEFLGSDRGIKRLSLIPISSIELDRGPVVPPGSTVLEARRVMEVYATDWVAVGEGKRIDGWVAADDLDDRERTDDGQLRVFRTRIDAGGTLKQALDAVITTRTQVAAVFDGDSYLGMITADQINREIRR is encoded by the coding sequence ATGTCTGAACCGATGATTCGCCTCGAGCACGTGTCCAAGACCTTCCCGGGCACTGCCGAGGCGGCCGTTGATGACCTATCGCTGGATATCCGCGAAGGCGAGATAGTCGTCCTGGTCGGACCATCCGGGTGCGGAAAAACGACGACTCTGAAGATGATAAATCGAGTCATCGAACCCACCTCGGGAACGATTTCGATCGGTGGTCGGGACGCCGCCACCGTTGCGCCACATCAGTTGAGGCTCGAGATCGGCTACGTCATTCAGCAGATTGGGTTGTTCCCACACAAAACCATAGGACAGAACATCGCCACTGTGCCTCGGTTGCTCGGCTGGGATGCGGGTCGCATCGCCGAGCGAGTAGATGAGCTGATTGACCTGGTGGGACTCGGCCAGGAAATGGGAGACCGCTACCCGTCTGAGCTCTCAGGAGGCCAGCAGCAACGCGTTGGGGTGGCGCGGGCTTTGGCCGCGGATCCGCCGGTCTTGCTGATGGATGAGCCGTTCGGCGCAGTAGATCCCATTGTTCGCGCCCGGCTCCAAGAGGAGTTGCTCCGATTGCAGGCGCGGGTCCAGAAGACGATCGTATTCGTGACGCACGACATCGACGAAGCGATCCAACTCGGGGATCGGGTCGCCCTCTTGAACGTCCGAGGCGTGCTCGAGCAATACGGGCCACCCGACGAATTGTTGCGGGAGCCGGCCAACGAATTCGTTGCCGAGTTCCTCGGCAGCGATCGTGGCATCAAACGACTTTCTCTGATTCCGATCAGCTCGATCGAACTCGATCGGGGCCCGGTGGTTCCGCCCGGCAGCACCGTCCTCGAGGCCCGGCGTGTGATGGAGGTCTATGCGACCGATTGGGTGGCGGTGGGCGAGGGGAAGAGGATCGACGGTTGGGTCGCCGCAGACGATCTCGATGATCGGGAAAGGACCGACGACGGTCAGCTGCGGGTCTTCAGAACGAGGATCGATGCCGGTGGAACCCTCAAGCAGGCTCTCGACGCGGTCATCACCACCCGGACGCAGGTTGCGGCCGTCTTTGACGGAGATTCCTATTTGGGAATGATCACTGCCGACCAGATCAACCGCGAGATCCGCCGGTGA